Proteins encoded together in one Drosophila albomicans strain 15112-1751.03 chromosome 2R, ASM965048v2, whole genome shotgun sequence window:
- the LOC117575901 gene encoding serine protease 1-like isoform X1, producing MNLSKLIVILAFIHCRYKHLNLLADALLEDNLNIESAVLRSNYKSFYNVLDEVKNTNEAPLTKVKSKSESFANSSLVKTREDDEFVFLVAGGYRPEKNDLVKYVVSLRRVDIEEDNGFGAGHFCGGSIISKKVILTAAHCLAMRGSITLAKNIKVIAGTTRRLLRNKQTQELTVASVKVHPKFSFLEKFYDIALIKLKDELDLNEEFVSIIPIANEKPLAGQLCTIIGWGVILEGGPLPDDIGNGDVTINSDAYCASRIRGFKKDLFVCMSNSKNYEVSSSNGDSGGPLICDNKVVGICSGGIRIGHATLPSVYTNVYYFREWILRNGVCCLTNKLEHIVLAFVIAFINQYTF from the exons ATGAATCTctcaaaattaattgttattctCGCTTTTATACATTGCCGCTATAAACATTTAAACCTTTTGGCTGACGCACTATTGGAAGACAACCTTAATATTGAGTCTGCGGTATTACGAAGCAACTACAAGAGTTTTTATAATGTACTTGATGAGGTCAAGAACACCAATGAGGCACCACtaacaaaagtgaaaagtaaAAGCGAATCTTTTGCCAACTCTAGCTTGGTCAAAACCAGAGAGGATGATGAATTCGTTTTTCTAGTAGCCGGTGGTTATCGTCCAGAGAAGAATGATCTTGTTAAATATGTTGTGTCGCTTCGCCGTGTAGATATAGAGGAAGATAATGGTTTTGGAGCTGGACACTTTTGTGGTGGCTCTATAATTTCTAAGAAAGTTATTCTGACAGCAGCGCATTGTCTTGCTATGAG GGGTTCTATAACGCTCGCAAAGAATATAAAGGTCATCGCTGGAACAACTCGTCGTTTGCTACGAAATAAACAGACCCAAGAATTAACGGTGGCCTCAGTAAAAGTGCATCCTAAGTTTAGTTTTCTTGAGAAATTTTATGACATTGCATTGATTAAGCTCAAGGATGAGTTGGACTTAAATGAAGAGTTTGTGAGTATTATTCCTATAGCAAATGAGAAGCCATTAGCTGGACAGTTATGTACTATCATAGGATGGGGCGTCATTTTGGAA GGTGGACCCTTGCCTGATGATATTGGGAATGGAGATGTAACTATTAACTCAGATGCATATTGTGCCTCAAGAATCAGGGGCTTTAAAAAGGACTTGTTTGTATGCATGTCGAACTCCAAAAATTATGAAGTCAGCAGTTCCAATGGTGACTCAGGAGGACCGTTAATATGCGATAACAAAGTGGTGGGCATTTGTTCAGGCGGGATTCGTATTGGACATGCAACACTTCCTTCGGTATACACTAATGTCTACTATTTTCGAGAATGGATATTACGAAATGGAGTTTGTTGCCTCACCAATAAGTTGGAGCACATCGTCCTGGCATTCGTCATTGCTTTCATCAATcaatatactttttaa